From the genome of Tenericutes bacterium MZ-XQ:
GCTGAAGAAGATCTACCATTTTAAGGAGGAGAACTATGCAAAACAATAGACGTGGCGGTTTTAAAAGACGTCGTAAAGTTTGTTATTTTACACAAAATAAAGTTGAACATATAGATTTTAAAGATGTAGAATTACTTAGACGATTTATTACTGACCGTGGTAAGATTTTACCAAGACGTGTAACTGGCACATCAGCTAAATGGCAACGTCCATTAGCAGTAGCTATTAAAAGAGCACGTCATATGGCATTACTACCATATGTAAAAGACTAATCAATAAACAAAAATGCTGCAATCCGCAGCATTTTTTTTATGACTTATTTTGTTTTTCGATGAGTTTATTTAAGTCATCTACTTGTTGTTTATATTTTTTGGAGACGATCCATAAGACAATGCCGTAGATGATTCCTATAGCAATCATGATAATGTAGATTAAACTCGACAATCGAAATAAATAATTCCCGTATACATTTCTAATCACAAGTATACCTGGTATAAGCATGAAATATCCGAGGATAACATTGATGATGCTGTTTCCTTTTTCAAGTTTAAATAACCATAAGGTTAGACTCACAAAGGCTGATACGACAAAGATACCATATGAGATTCTTGCAAAAGGTAATGTGACATCAAATCTTCTAACAACAATTAACGAAAGCATAAGGAACAAAACGCTCATGAAGAAGAAGACTTTTAAATAAATATTGAAATATCTTTTCATGATGATTTTCCTCCTAGTTTTTCTTTTAGTGATTTTACATACATTCTTGAAACGATTAAATGAATATCATTAAGTAGAATCGCTTCCATGCGACCGTTGATGTGAGACTTAAAGCTTTTAATCTTTTTGGTATTTACTATAACTGATTTATGGATTCGAATAAAAGGCGTTTGTGATAGTATTTCTTCTAACTGATAAAGTTTTAAGTCAATACTATATGTTTGTTCTTTTGTATAAACAAAAACCTCATGTCCATAAGCATCTATATAAAAAACATCTTTTGAAGGCACTTTAAATTGCTGATCATCTTTTCTACATATCAAAACCATATCGAAATAGGTTAAAGCATTTTTAATTGCTTTAACCTCTTCGTCTTCATCCTTGCATTTGATGATGATTTCAGTTTCATTTATTTCTGGGTGTTTTTCTACATGGATTTTCATAAATCATCCTTAAGTGTTTAAGAGTATATTTTTTATAGTGATGAGTTCATCATATGCTTTTTCAAGCAAGACGAGTCTATAAGTCATGATGGTTTTTATTTCGGTTTTTAAGGTTTCAATTTCTTCATCTGATATTTGATCAAATGCTCCATAGTAAGGTTCAATCAATGCTTCTATAGAACCTATGGTATCTTGATATGCTTCTCTATATTTTCTAACCTCTAACAAAGAGATTCTTAAATATATTTTTTCTTGTTCTGAGAGAGTTGAATAATCTCCTTCAAACGATTCTTTTAAAGTCTTAATTGATGATACTTCATCTTGAATCAAAGCTTTATAATCATCAATTTCTTGTTTTAAAGACTCAAGATCGCCTACTGGTGTTTCAATATCAGTTTCATTTAGTTCATTTGATAAAAGTATAATCTCACCAGTCACTTGATTAATATCAGTTTCAACTTCTTTATTGAAATCTTGAGTAAACCAAATGATACTTCCAATACCTAAAATAACAATACCTACATACATTAATTTTAATTTCATTTTTATATCCTCCTTTGATGTCTTCATGATAACAAATCTATATCTTGGAGTCACAAAAGCATTCATAAGATGTAAAAAATGATACGTAAGATGTATTTTCCTATATTTTATCACAAAAATTAAGGGAATATGTTTTTTTAATTTTCGTGTGTTAATGGCTTTATTATTGATTGAAAAACACATGCATTATTGGTATAATATGATAAAGTAGGTGATCCATATGAAACGTTGGATTTTATTAACAGGCGTGGTGATTATTTTAGGATTCAGTATTTATCTTTACTGGCCTTATTTTTCTTTTGAATCAGCACAACACATATTAAAGTTTATATTCCTATTCATTAGTGTGATTTTAGTCTTTACTGGAATATATATCAGTTTAAATCAGCAAACTAGACAAAAAATAAGAACACTTCAAAATAGATTGTCGATGTGGACAAAGTTATCATATCATGTAAACCAAGTTGGAGATGAAGTTTTCAATGAACTTCCTATTGGTATTCTTGCATGTGATGAGACATTTGAAATTAAATGGGCAAATCCGCATGCAACGCAAATATTTGATCAAAAAATTGCAGGTCGACAATTAAAAGATTTAAATGAAAAACTATATACCCAAGCTACAAATAATAAAATTAAATTTATGGTTGAAGTCGGCTCTGACATTTATGATGTTACATACCGACCAGATTTCAATTTCTTTTATTTATTTAATGTTACTGAAAGAGAACGTATATCTAAAAAATATATCGATCAAATTCCTGCTTTAGGTATAATCTATTTAGATAACTTGGATGAGGCTTTAGCAGCACTTGATGTTTCTGAGCAATCATCCTTAAAAGGTGAATATTTAGCAGCAATCAATGATTGGGCACATCTATATGATGGATATTTAAAACCATATGCTGATGAGCGCATCTTTTTAATGTGTTATCGAAAAGATTTAGAAAAAATGATAGAAAATAAGTTTGAGATATTAGAAAAGATTAGAGATATTTCTAATCAAAATAAAGTTAGAGTATCTATCTCTATGGGGATTGCATCGTGGAATATTGATTATGAATCACTTGGTGTTTATGCACAAAATGCAGTAGAACTTGCTGAAAAACGAGGTGGAGACCAAGTAGTTGTCAATATTCAAGATCAAAAAATTATTTATTTTGGAGCAAGAAATGATACATCAGCGAAAAGTTCTAGAGTTGGTGTTAGAATCAATGCCCAAACGATTAAGGATTTTATTGATAACTCAAGTAAAGTATTTATCATGGGACATAATCAAGCAGACATGGATGCATTTGGATCGATGATTGCATGTTATCATATGGCAAAAGCATCTAATAAACCAACCTATCTCATTATTGATCATGATAAGTTAGATCGAACGACACAAAAAGTTGTAGATATCGTTAAAAATGATGTTAAGGATTTAATGGAGCATATGATTTCATCAGAAGATTCATTAGAATTGTTTGATGATCAATCAGTCTTAATGATATTAGATACACAATCACCAAAAATCATTATGAATGATCAAGTATTATCAAAAACAGAACAAATCATCGTTATTGACCATCATAGAGTTGGTGATGAAGGATTTAACGCGATGTTTTCAATCATTGAACCATCAGCATCATCAACCATCGAGCTTGTGATGGAACTATTAGGGTTCTATAACATGAATGAAGAAATCCATATATCGCCTTTAGAAGCAACCATGATGTATGCAGGGTTAATTGTTGATACAAATAATTTTACCTATCGTACAGGATCAAGAACATTTGAAGTTGCAGCACAGCTTAAAGATTTAGGTGCAGATACTTCAGAGGTTAAAACATGGCTTAGAAAAGATTATTTAAGAACCATGGAAATTAACAAACTCTTAAATGATGTCGAAATTTTTATGGATCATTTTGCGTTTGTGATAACCAAAGACATATATGATGATAGAATATTACTAGCGCAAGTTGCTGATGCAGCACTTCAAATCAATGATATTGATGCAGCATTCGCAATTTCTAGAATGGATGATGACACCGTAGGGGTTAGTGCTAGAAGTTTCCAAAAAGTCAATGTACAAGTTTTATTAGAAAATATCGGTGGTGGTGGACACTTTAGTGTTGCTGCTGCACAAGTTAAAAATAAGTCTATCAAACAAGTGGTGGACGAGTTGAAGAACATCATAGAATTAGAATACGCACAAGGAGGAGATCTCGTGAAGGTCATATTATTAGAGGATGTAAAAGGTAAGGGTAAAAAAGATCAAGTGATCGATGTTGCAAACGGATATGGTCAATTTCTGGTCAATCAAAAGAAAGCATTGCTTGCAACTGATGAAAACCTTGCAGTTTTAGAAAAACAAAAACAAGAAGCATTAGAAGAAAATCAAAGACATATCGCATTAATGAAATCACTTAAAGGTGAGATTGATGGAAAGAAAGTTAAGTTAAGTATTCAAATCGGACAAGATGGTAAAATGTTTGGTGCAATTACAACAAAACAAATTGTTGAAGCATTTGAACAGGAACACCATATCTTAATCGATAAGAAAAAAGTAGAACTTCAATCTGAAATTAACTCTGTAGGGATTTATACTGCATTTGTTACACTCCATAAGGATATTAAGGCACAATTTGAAGTCCATATCGTAGAAAAGTAGGATTTAATTATGGCAAAAAGTTTACCCTATCATAAGGAAGCTGAGCAATCAGTATTAGGTGCTATTTTCTTAGATCCAAAAATTATTGTATCAGTGATGGATCACTTAGATAATGAGGATTTTTTTGAGCAACCACATATTATGATTTATCAAGCAATGAAAGATCTTTATAAAGACAATCATAAAATCGATTTTGCGAGTGTGGCATCTAAACTTGAACAATCTCAAAATCTTGCAAAAGCAGGTGGTATGAAATATATCATTGATTTAGCTGAT
Proteins encoded in this window:
- a CDS encoding 30S ribosomal protein S18 — protein: MQNNRRGGFKRRRKVCYFTQNKVEHIDFKDVELLRRFITDRGKILPRRVTGTSAKWQRPLAVAIKRARHMALLPYVKD
- a CDS encoding 50S ribosomal protein L9; translation: MKRWILLTGVVIILGFSIYLYWPYFSFESAQHILKFIFLFISVILVFTGIYISLNQQTRQKIRTLQNRLSMWTKLSYHVNQVGDEVFNELPIGILACDETFEIKWANPHATQIFDQKIAGRQLKDLNEKLYTQATNNKIKFMVEVGSDIYDVTYRPDFNFFYLFNVTERERISKKYIDQIPALGIIYLDNLDEALAALDVSEQSSLKGEYLAAINDWAHLYDGYLKPYADERIFLMCYRKDLEKMIENKFEILEKIRDISNQNKVRVSISMGIASWNIDYESLGVYAQNAVELAEKRGGDQVVVNIQDQKIIYFGARNDTSAKSSRVGVRINAQTIKDFIDNSSKVFIMGHNQADMDAFGSMIACYHMAKASNKPTYLIIDHDKLDRTTQKVVDIVKNDVKDLMEHMISSEDSLELFDDQSVLMILDTQSPKIIMNDQVLSKTEQIIVIDHHRVGDEGFNAMFSIIEPSASSTIELVMELLGFYNMNEEIHISPLEATMMYAGLIVDTNNFTYRTGSRTFEVAAQLKDLGADTSEVKTWLRKDYLRTMEINKLLNDVEIFMDHFAFVITKDIYDDRILLAQVADAALQINDIDAAFAISRMDDDTVGVSARSFQKVNVQVLLENIGGGGHFSVAAAQVKNKSIKQVVDELKNIIELEYAQGGDLVKVILLEDVKGKGKKDQVIDVANGYGQFLVNQKKALLATDENLAVLEKQKQEALEENQRHIALMKSLKGEIDGKKVKLSIQIGQDGKMFGAITTKQIVEAFEQEHHILIDKKKVELQSEINSVGIYTAFVTLHKDIKAQFEVHIVEK